A genomic window from Brassica oleracea var. oleracea cultivar TO1000 chromosome C8, BOL, whole genome shotgun sequence includes:
- the LOC106312319 gene encoding calcium uniporter protein 2, mitochondrial-like: protein MAMRKLLTKRLFSISNQASQSLTNCRISSSSLAVRTRVPKESGDARIAPEPGDSSISRRFLHNTAMIRPEIMQMPVGESLIEKLREIDGSKGRIRLDGIAPPTETETPSLTVEETKKLLRAAQIEIVKTKLRETGKSWMAYEEFVSVCGEASSDLDHGARIAKMLDDSANVIVLGDSVCIRPDQVTKSIEGLLPLPKVRNPNDPRRIELKELEAAKAVIDVKAHSLVRRELWAGLGYLILQTAGFMRLTFWELSWDVMEPICFYVTSIYFMAGYGFFLRTSKEPSFEGFYQSRFEAKQRKLMNVQEFDVERYDELKKLFCPKASDRVSKILGTIQS from the exons ATGGCGATGAGGAAGCTTTTGACGAAGCGTCTCTTCAGCATCTCGAATCAAGCCTCGCAGAGCCTAACGAACTGCCGCATCTCGTCCTCTTCGTTGGCCGTACGAACAAGAGTCCCCAAGGAATCAGGAGACGCCAGAATCGCGCCGGAGCCCGGAGACTCCTCGATCTCGCGCCGGTTTCTGCACAACACGGCCATGATTCGGCCGGAGATCATGCAGATGCCGGTGGGAGAGAGCCTGATCGAGAAGCTCCGCGAAATCGACGGAAGCAAGGGCAGAATCCGATTGGACGGCATTGCTCCGCCGACGGAAACGGAGACGCCTAGTTTGACGGTGGAGGAGACGAAGAAGCTTCTCAGAGCTGCGCAGATCGAGATCGTGAAAACGAAGCTGAGAGAGACGGGGAAGAGCTGGATGGCGTATGAGGAGTTTGTTAGCGTTTGCGGCGAAGCGTCTTCGGATCTGGATCATGGGGCTAGGATAGCGAAGATGCTTGATGATTCGGCAAACGTCATCGTTTTGGGGGATTCTGTTTGTATAAGACCAGATCAG GTTACAAAATCCATTGAAGGCTTGCTTCCATTGCCCAAGGTTCGTAACCCGAATGACCCACGAAGGATCGAGTTAAAAGAGCTGGAAGCAGCGAAGGCAGTGATCGATGTGAAAGCCCACTCTTTGGTGCGGAGAGAGCTCTGGGCTGGTCTGGGTTACTTGATCCTGCAGACCGCGGGGTTCATGAGGCTAACGTTTTGGGAGCTCTCGTGGGATGTTATGGAGCCGATCTGTTTCTATGTCACGTCTATATACTTTATGGCTGGGTATGGTTTCTTCCTCAGGACATCGAAAGAGCCTTCCTTTGAAGGGTTTTACCAAAGCAGGTTCGAGGCCAAACAGAGGAAGCTGATGAATGTTCAAGAGTTTGATGTTGAGAGGTATGATGAGCTGAAGAAGCTGTTTTGCCCTAAGGCTTCAGATCGTGTTTCCAAGATTCTTGGAACTATCCAGAGTTAG